In Deinococcus sedimenti, a single genomic region encodes these proteins:
- a CDS encoding metallophosphoesterase, whose translation MRVYAIADLHLAFCTPKPMTVFGPQWAGHPQAIFDEWRATVTGGDLVLLPGDLSWAMRLPDAMQDLAPVAALPGTKVLLRGNHDYWWPTASKLRAALPEGMLAVVNDAVRVGNVVVCGSRGWTTPGFEPLGTDDQRLLEREAERLSLSVQAARRLRQPGDHLILMLHYPPGTPPYPANPITRVIDDARPDLIVYGHLHGVPPERAMRHVNGVPAHLVAADGLKFRPRLLLDTAT comes from the coding sequence ATGCGCGTGTACGCGATCGCTGACCTGCACCTCGCCTTCTGCACCCCGAAACCCATGACGGTGTTCGGGCCGCAGTGGGCCGGGCACCCCCAGGCGATCTTCGACGAGTGGCGCGCCACCGTCACAGGCGGGGATCTGGTCCTGCTGCCCGGCGACCTGTCCTGGGCGATGCGGCTGCCCGACGCGATGCAGGACCTCGCACCCGTCGCGGCGCTGCCGGGCACGAAGGTCCTGCTGCGCGGCAACCACGACTACTGGTGGCCCACCGCGTCGAAACTCCGCGCGGCCCTCCCCGAGGGCATGCTGGCGGTCGTGAACGACGCCGTGCGGGTGGGGAACGTCGTGGTGTGCGGTTCGCGCGGCTGGACCACACCCGGCTTCGAGCCCCTCGGCACGGACGACCAGCGCCTGCTGGAACGCGAGGCGGAACGCCTGAGCCTCAGCGTGCAGGCTGCGCGCAGACTCCGGCAGCCCGGCGACCACCTCATCCTGATGCTGCACTATCCCCCGGGCACCCCGCCGTACCCCGCCAACCCCATCACGCGCGTGATCGACGACGCACGGCCTGACCTGATCGTGTACGGTCACCTGCACGGCGTGCCGCCCGAGCGGGCCATGCGGCACGTGAACGGCGTCCCGGCGCACCTGGTCGCGGCGGACGGCCTGAAGTTCCGACCGCGGCTGCTGCTCGACACCGCCACCTGA